One window from the genome of Treponema sp. OMZ 838 encodes:
- a CDS encoding DUF192 domain-containing protein: MCFDSLRQNFRYRAVLLCLLLFTVAAVSCSNAERPKAPSITIFIESKNAKTAIPIDVETAVTAQEQQRGFMQRNEIPDGTGMIFVFKRDEKLRFWMKDTPHPLSIAFIDSTGRIREIYDMQPFSLDITASTYSVRYALEVAQGYFGRAGINAGDKLSTESLDRLKAAAQ, translated from the coding sequence ATGTGTTTTGATTCTCTACGACAGAACTTCAGATATCGGGCAGTACTTTTATGCCTTCTTCTCTTCACAGTGGCCGCCGTATCTTGCAGCAATGCAGAAAGACCGAAAGCCCCATCCATAACTATCTTTATCGAATCAAAAAATGCAAAAACGGCTATTCCCATTGATGTCGAAACCGCAGTAACCGCCCAAGAGCAGCAGCGTGGTTTTATGCAGCGAAATGAGATACCGGACGGTACCGGTATGATTTTTGTTTTTAAACGAGATGAAAAATTACGGTTTTGGATGAAGGATACTCCGCACCCGCTTTCCATTGCCTTTATCGATTCAACAGGCCGTATCCGAGAAATCTATGATATGCAGCCGTTTAGCTTGGACATTACCGCCAGCACTTATTCGGTGCGCTATGCCCTTGAAGTAGCGCAAGGTTACTTTGGACGGGCAGGGATTAATGCCGGGGACAAGCTTAGTACGGAAAGCCTCGACCGCCTAAAAGCGGCAGCACAGTAA
- a CDS encoding HAD family phosphatase, with translation MIKALILDYGNVISLTDTKAIDEAMAAETGIPVEAFGNLYSTHRSDFDRGVINGEEMYRRLLQNNGYEEAAKDTGLLKKMVDIDLAGWRTLNDAVCDWALNIQKQGFKLGILSNMPYQFLDRYEKEIPPFVAADYACFSCRLHLIKPEPEIYRKCLEGLGIRANEAVFFDDLERNIEAAQKLGFRAFVWTGLVQAQKDWLSCL, from the coding sequence ATGATTAAAGCACTGATTTTGGATTACGGTAATGTAATTTCTTTAACCGACACGAAAGCTATCGATGAAGCAATGGCTGCTGAAACCGGTATTCCGGTGGAAGCATTTGGAAATCTTTACAGCACACACCGCAGCGATTTTGATCGGGGAGTCATCAACGGTGAGGAAATGTACAGACGCTTGCTGCAAAATAACGGCTATGAAGAAGCCGCTAAAGATACTGGACTACTGAAAAAGATGGTAGATATTGATTTAGCCGGTTGGCGAACTTTAAATGATGCGGTATGTGATTGGGCTTTAAATATTCAAAAACAAGGTTTCAAGCTGGGTATTCTTTCCAATATGCCGTATCAATTTTTAGATCGATATGAAAAAGAAATACCGCCCTTTGTGGCTGCCGATTACGCATGCTTTTCATGCCGGTTACATCTGATAAAACCCGAACCCGAAATTTATCGTAAGTGTCTTGAAGGATTAGGCATCCGTGCAAATGAAGCCGTTTTTTTCGATGACCTGGAACGAAATATCGAGGCAGCTCAAAAACTTGGGTTCCGTGCCTTTGTATGGACGGGATTGGTGCAAGCGCAGAAAGATTGGCTTTCTTGTCTGTAA
- a CDS encoding chemotaxis response regulator protein-glutamate methylesterase — MDDIKVLIVDDSALMRSLIGKIIDGTPGLTVADKAMNGRFALQKLERVQPDIIVLDLEMPEMNGIEFLRERKRLKIDIPVIILSSIAKEGARITMDCLELGASDFVTKPSGSESANLATVASQLVEFLQAYGRQYQLKKQSVAGIKTASTAPAPHYIHTPQLQTAPQTHTVASGTSAFAAPPEKAEKPMQVRQPGKLEIIAIGISTGGPNALREVFAELDPNLPQPIVVVQHMPPGFTYEFANSLNKICPLEVKEAQEGDLVKPGRILIAQGGKHLLVEKKPLGVIAHISDAPPQSGHRPSADVLFASVAEQFQNRALGIIMTGMGKDGAASLTRLYQEGSRTIGQDEASAIVYGMPRVAYEMGGVMEQVSLSNMASVINRYGREFA; from the coding sequence ATGGATGATATAAAAGTTTTAATAGTAGATGACTCGGCCTTGATGCGGAGTTTGATTGGAAAGATAATTGATGGGACACCCGGATTAACTGTCGCTGATAAAGCTATGAACGGGAGATTTGCCCTACAAAAATTGGAACGTGTTCAGCCTGATATTATTGTGCTTGATCTCGAAATGCCGGAAATGAATGGAATAGAGTTTTTGCGTGAGCGAAAAAGACTTAAGATTGATATTCCGGTCATCATTCTGTCCAGTATTGCAAAAGAGGGAGCCCGTATCACAATGGATTGTCTGGAACTTGGTGCCAGCGATTTTGTTACTAAGCCTTCCGGATCCGAATCGGCAAACTTAGCTACAGTTGCCAGTCAGCTTGTGGAATTTTTACAAGCGTATGGTCGGCAATATCAATTGAAAAAGCAATCTGTTGCCGGTATCAAGACTGCTTCAACTGCTCCTGCACCGCATTATATTCATACACCTCAGCTGCAAACAGCGCCTCAAACTCATACGGTTGCAAGTGGTACCTCAGCCTTTGCAGCACCTCCGGAAAAAGCTGAAAAACCGATGCAAGTTCGTCAACCGGGAAAACTTGAAATTATTGCAATCGGGATTTCTACCGGTGGACCGAATGCCTTGCGTGAAGTGTTTGCAGAATTAGATCCGAATCTTCCGCAGCCGATTGTCGTTGTACAGCATATGCCTCCGGGATTTACCTATGAATTTGCGAATAGTCTCAATAAGATATGTCCATTGGAAGTGAAAGAAGCTCAGGAAGGAGATCTTGTAAAGCCGGGGCGTATTCTTATTGCGCAGGGAGGAAAACACCTTTTAGTTGAAAAGAAACCTCTTGGCGTTATTGCTCATATCTCCGATGCGCCTCCTCAAAGCGGGCATCGTCCGAGTGCGGATGTGTTATTTGCTTCTGTAGCAGAACAGTTCCAAAACCGTGCACTTGGAATTATCATGACAGGTATGGGCAAGGACGGTGCTGCAAGTCTTACACGGTTGTATCAGGAAGGGTCCCGTACTATTGGGCAAGATGAAGCGTCTGCTATTGTATACGGTATGCCCCGTGTTGCTTATGAAATGGGCGGTGTAATGGAACAAGTTTCGTTAAGCAATATGGCTTCCGTTATCAATCGTTATGGAAGGGAGTTTGCCTAA
- a CDS encoding DUF5312 domain-containing protein: MNPQVSTFDKLVDSLSTEEAQAMLAHIAENMKMSEDIQTDSKKEPLLSDTQIKKSIRINDEPFFIRLWIRIKSFFKSLPIETVYEEELIRRLGKDLQHEYKQYINIKGNVFTKDFYELLRELRKTQLFFTSLLSAYDTDKGNFYLLVSSFVAPDVYLKLMYNTDPFNCVPTSQANSNLRSELLKKIDESFSLMTTDYKAGMYQAANAIEWMRYFCELPIDKAVLRFTVNPAVEPSCSVYLLSAEIGMLASVLSTTKPIPDVVLQALFLLSKQDKLNDKTVNMDEESVEFISQASHALEAIKEFSVKIPILELARYTLKSIHWEPQRLEGGEDWFQLFKVAWKKRFTERWQLWASEQKRAQLSRQMLDLLKTDQLEPLMYRPWEDSWLVLRFKREFSFRFLSAFFSRLYPPFVQPILKTLLMEGNFYRRENLAEYTNAFTALEKQQSCISTFETRLSPEGEIGAAFIQLKEKTVASLKSKNSLEALMKNIETEAKQIITSSQNAFKILIALLNGFIDGNKSSVYAPLLNWLIIQGNDNADFRKRVEGVKNLLQEVTSILTEADKIEADW, translated from the coding sequence ATGAATCCTCAAGTTTCTACATTTGATAAGTTGGTTGATTCTCTTTCCACAGAAGAAGCACAGGCAATGCTTGCACATATTGCTGAAAATATGAAGATGTCTGAAGATATACAAACGGACTCTAAAAAGGAGCCATTGTTAAGCGATACTCAAATAAAAAAAAGTATTCGAATAAATGACGAACCTTTTTTTATTCGTTTATGGATACGCATTAAATCCTTTTTTAAGTCATTACCCATTGAAACGGTGTATGAAGAAGAATTGATTCGGCGTCTTGGAAAAGATTTGCAGCATGAATACAAGCAATATATCAATATAAAAGGAAATGTCTTTACAAAGGACTTTTATGAATTGTTACGTGAATTACGAAAAACCCAACTTTTTTTTACCTCTCTTTTATCTGCTTATGATACTGACAAAGGAAATTTTTACTTATTGGTAAGTTCTTTCGTTGCACCGGATGTGTATTTAAAATTAATGTATAACACTGATCCTTTTAACTGTGTTCCAACTTCTCAGGCAAATTCCAACCTTCGATCCGAGCTTTTAAAAAAAATTGATGAATCGTTTTCGCTGATGACGACAGATTATAAGGCTGGAATGTATCAAGCGGCTAATGCGATTGAATGGATGCGGTATTTTTGTGAATTGCCGATCGATAAAGCTGTTTTACGTTTTACCGTAAATCCGGCTGTTGAACCTTCCTGTTCCGTTTATTTGCTTTCTGCAGAAATTGGTATGCTTGCATCGGTTCTCAGTACAACAAAACCAATTCCTGATGTTGTACTCCAAGCTTTATTTTTGTTATCAAAACAAGATAAGTTGAATGATAAAACGGTTAATATGGATGAAGAATCGGTTGAGTTTATTTCGCAAGCTTCTCATGCTTTGGAAGCAATTAAAGAATTTTCCGTGAAAATTCCGATTTTAGAATTAGCCCGTTATACGTTAAAATCGATACACTGGGAACCGCAACGCCTTGAAGGAGGGGAAGATTGGTTTCAACTCTTTAAAGTAGCATGGAAAAAACGATTTACTGAACGGTGGCAACTATGGGCTTCAGAACAAAAACGCGCTCAATTAAGCCGTCAGATGCTGGATTTGTTGAAAACTGATCAGCTTGAACCTTTAATGTATCGCCCCTGGGAAGATTCATGGCTTGTGCTTCGTTTTAAGCGTGAATTTTCATTTAGATTTCTTTCTGCTTTTTTTTCAAGATTATATCCGCCTTTTGTGCAACCGATATTAAAAACGTTGTTAATGGAAGGAAATTTTTATCGTCGTGAGAATCTTGCAGAATATACCAATGCCTTTACTGCATTGGAAAAACAGCAAAGTTGTATTAGTACTTTTGAAACACGGTTATCTCCTGAGGGGGAAATCGGTGCAGCATTTATCCAATTAAAAGAAAAAACTGTAGCAAGTTTGAAGAGTAAGAATAGCCTTGAAGCGTTAATGAAAAATATTGAAACCGAAGCTAAACAAATTATTACTTCTTCTCAGAATGCATTCAAAATATTGATTGCTTTGCTCAACGGTTTTATCGACGGTAATAAGAGCAGTGTATATGCACCGCTATTAAATTGGCTGATTATTCAAGGAAATGACAATGCAGACTTTAGAAAGCGTGTAGAAGGTGTAAAGAATTTATTACAGGAAGTAACAAGCATCCTGACGGAAGCTGATAAGATTGAAGCAGATTGGTAA
- a CDS encoding protein-glutamate O-methyltransferase CheR: MAEFLSDRNFELFKNLIYNESGITFSVTNRSILESRLKDRLRENKMDDIDAYYKILTSNKEELKIMLDSVTTNLTRFFRNQPHFDALTHYVIPEIVKIKQAAGQKQIHIWSAGCSTGEEPYTIAMIMKRHLPPGFTADILASDLSFKSLVVGKQGFYPESRVVGIPDDYLAQYLTKQGNGYQINPEIMQMVKFDYHNLKHDANRNNIDILFCRNVIIYFDEPAQQAVINRFWDAMAPHSFLFIGHSESLFGMDTKFEFLKTEWACLYQKNVK, translated from the coding sequence ATGGCAGAATTTTTAAGTGACCGCAACTTTGAACTCTTTAAAAATTTAATATATAACGAAAGCGGTATCACTTTTTCTGTAACAAACCGATCCATTTTAGAAAGTCGTTTGAAAGATCGCTTACGAGAGAATAAAATGGACGATATTGATGCCTACTATAAAATTCTGACTTCAAATAAAGAAGAGCTGAAAATTATGTTGGATTCGGTTACCACCAATCTGACCCGTTTCTTCAGAAATCAACCTCATTTCGATGCTTTAACTCATTATGTTATTCCTGAAATTGTCAAGATAAAACAAGCTGCAGGACAAAAGCAGATTCATATTTGGAGTGCAGGGTGTTCCACCGGAGAAGAGCCGTATACGATTGCTATGATTATGAAGCGGCACTTACCTCCCGGGTTCACCGCTGATATTCTTGCTTCAGATCTGTCGTTTAAATCGTTGGTTGTCGGGAAACAAGGATTTTATCCGGAAAGCCGTGTAGTTGGGATTCCTGATGATTATCTTGCTCAGTATTTAACTAAACAGGGAAATGGTTATCAAATAAATCCTGAGATTATGCAAATGGTTAAGTTTGATTATCATAATTTAAAACATGATGCTAATAGGAATAATATTGATATTCTTTTTTGCCGTAATGTGATTATCTATTTTGACGAACCGGCACAACAGGCGGTTATTAATCGTTTCTGGGATGCGATGGCTCCTCATTCATTTCTTTTTATTGGACATTCAGAATCTTTATTCGGTATGGATACGAAATTTGAGTTTCTTAAAACCGAATGGGCTTGCTTGTACCAAAAAAATGTTAAGTAG